In the genome of Panthera uncia isolate 11264 chromosome B3 unlocalized genomic scaffold, Puncia_PCG_1.0 HiC_scaffold_1, whole genome shotgun sequence, one region contains:
- the NOP10 gene encoding H/ACA ribonucleoprotein complex subunit 3 yields the protein MFLQYYLNDQGDRVYTLKKLDPMGQQTCSAHPARFSPDDKYSRHRITIKKRFKVLMTQQPRPVL from the exons ATGTTTCTCCAGTATTACCTCAACGATCAGGGAGACCGGGTCTATACGCTGaag AAGCTTGACCCTATGGGACAACAGACCTGCTCGGCTCATCCTGCTCGGTTCTCCCCAGATGACAAATACTCTCGACACCGAATCACCATCAAGAAACGCTTCAAGGTGCTCATGACCCAGCAACCGCGCCCTGTCCTCTGA